One Nematostella vectensis chromosome 10, jaNemVect1.1, whole genome shotgun sequence genomic window carries:
- the LOC5521948 gene encoding folate receptor gamma: protein MAPLVILATAIMALSAVCYAVTDKQVNDFLNVCIDSKHHKEKPGPEVDYFHHCTPWIDHACCKSNTTKHIESDGTITLYRMRWDQCPQKRAMSAKCKRFFEMDTCFYECSPYLRPWIEVDPHSKVTRRERFTNVPLCSSDCDAWFEACKFDYTCSNNWGDMETWNWTKNGNDCKMECKTFKDYFGSPANFCNRLFNYSFKYTSGKAGEDCMVLWPNGTNSRLNSQVARKYARKELSVSQSDVLRPRFAIVILAFLLFAQL from the coding sequence ATGGCGCCTCTCGTGATCCTTGCGACAGCCATAATGGCACTGTCTGCCGTGTGTTATGCAGTCACAGACAAGCAAGTCAACGACTTTCTCAACGTCTGTATCGACTCAAAGCATCATAAGGAAAAACCAGGCCCAGAGGTGGATTATTTTCACCATTGCACTCCATGGATAGATCATGCATGCTGTAAATCAAATACAACTAAACACATCGAAAGTGATGGCACAATCACCCTGTATCGAATGCGATGGGATCAATGCCCCCAGAAGCGAGCAATGTCAGCTAAGTGTAAGAGATTCTTTGAAATGGATACCTGCTTCTACGAATGCTCGCCTTATTTGAGGCCATGGATCGAAGTTGACCCCCACTCCAAAGTAACAAGAAGGGAGAGGTTTACGAATGTACCCCTATGTTCATCGGATTGTGATGCCTGGTTTGAAGCGTGTAAGTTTGATTATACCTGCTCTAACAACTGGGGAGACATGGAAACATGGAACTGGACCAAAAACGGCAACGACTGTAAGATGGAGTGCAAAACCTTCAAGGATTACTTTGGAAGCCCAGCAAATTTCTGCAATAGGCTCTTTAATTATTCATTTAAATATACATCAGGCAAAGCTGGGGAGGATTGCATGGTACTCTGGCCAAATGGTACCAATTCCAGATTAAATAGTCAGGTTGCTAGAAAATATGCCAGGAAGGAACTTTCAGTTTCTCAGAGTGATGTCTTAAGGCCTAGGTTTGCCATAGTTATTCTTGCTTTTCTGCTTTTTGCTCAATTGTGA